Proteins encoded in a region of the Zea mays cultivar B73 chromosome 4, Zm-B73-REFERENCE-NAM-5.0, whole genome shotgun sequence genome:
- the LOC109945542 gene encoding uncharacterized protein, producing MVAAALSAPPSHSKAPCDALIPACPAPLLSPPMEHGARCSHLWFGRSVTGSATMAPSSLALAPFRRTGRLLIPSPFFFLCPTLPLLPGIQSRELDAPMQPTPSSSHGRAPPALSLSSAWRPYFPAVQLLAGSPPRRQLGVRAGTAGAYPHDAQQLCCPLPMTRRLCSAPSPGSIAPRSRISPAAPSSSSELAVAHGALVSLP from the coding sequence ATGGTGGCCGCCGCGCTCTCTGCTCCTCCTTCGCACAGCAAGGCGCCCTGCGACGCCCTCATTCctgcctgccccgcgcccctgttGTCTCCTCCAATGGAGCATGGCGCAAGGTGCAGCCATCTCTGGTTCGGCCGTAGCGTTACAGGCTCGGCCACCATGGCGCCCTCCTCCCTGGCGCTCGCTCCCTTCAGGAGAACAGGCCGGCTCCTCATcccctcccccttcttcttcctcTGCCCAACGCTCCCTCTTCTCCCCGGCATTCAGAGCAGGGAGCTCGACGCCCCTATGCAGCCCACACCTTCTTCCTCCCATGGTCGAGCCCCCCCTGCACTTTCCCTTTCTTCAGCATGGCGCCCCTATTTCCCAGCCGTGCAGCTCCTTGCTGGTTCTCCACCCCGCCGGCAGCTTGGAGTCCGAGCAGGCACAGCAGGAGCCTATCCCCATGACGCCCAGCAGCTCTGCTGTCCCCTCCCCATGACGCGACGTCTCTGCTCGGCTCCCTCTCCCGGCAGCATAGCTCCTCGCAGCCGGATTTCCCCCGCAGCCCCCAGCTCGAGCAGTGAGCTCGCCGTCGCCCATGGCGCCCTTGTTTCCCTCCCCTAG